The following are encoded in a window of Chionomys nivalis chromosome X, mChiNiv1.1, whole genome shotgun sequence genomic DNA:
- the Eda2r gene encoding tumor necrosis factor receptor superfamily member 27 isoform X2, with translation MDCQENEYRDQWGHCVTCQQCGPGQELSKDCGYGEGGDAYCTACPPRKYKSTWGHHRCQTCITCAVINRVQKANCTNTSNAICGDCMPRFYRKTRIGGLQDQECIPCTKQTPSSEVQCTFQLSLVKVDAHAVPGKEATLVALVGSLLVVFALAFLGLFFLYCKQIFNRHCQCGGSLQYEAEKAVEEDSLFPTPPGQETSPEFLVNEIKPLSSILDDDCSSTRGFPTQESFTMASCASESHSKWVHTPIECTELDLQKFSSSAPCTGAETLRENTVESSGDSLELRVPFQVPSL, from the exons ATGGATTGTCAAGAAAATGAGTACCGGGACCAATGGGGGCACTGTGTCACCTGCCAACAGTGTGGCCCTGGACAGGAGCTCTCCAAG GATTGTGGTTATGGAGAAGGTGGAGATGCATACTGCACAGCCTGCCCTCCCCGAAAATATAAAAGCACATGGGGGCATCACAGGTGTCAGACTTGCATCACCTGTGCTGTCATCAATCGGGTCCAGAAAGCCAACTGCACGAATACCTCTAATGCTATCTGTGGAGACTGTATGCCCAG GTTCTACCGAAAGACACGCATCGGGGGCCTGCAGGACCAAGAATGCATCCCATGTACAAAGCAGACTCCTTCTTCTGAGGTTCAGT GTACCTTCCAGTTGAGTTTAGTGAAGGTAGATGCACATGCTGTTCCCGGTAAAGAAGCCACACTTGTCGCACTGGTGGGCAGTCTGCTGGTAGTGTTTGCACTGGCCTTCCTTGGACTCTTCTTCCTCTACTGCAAGCAAATCTTTAACAGACATTGTCAATGTG GAGGTTCGTTGCAATATGAGGCTGAAAAGGCAGTGGAGGAGGATTCTCTTTTCCCTACGCCACCTGGCCAGGAGACCAGTCCCGAATTTCTAGTGAATGAGATCAAGCCACTCAGCTCCATCCTGGACGACGACTGCAGTTCCACGCGTGGCTTCCCCACCCAGGAGTCCTTTACCATGGCCTCCTGCGCCTCAGAGAGCCATTCTAAATGGGTCCATACCCCCATTGAATGTACAGAGCTGGACCTGCAAAAGTTTTCCAGCTCTGCGCCCTGTACTGGAGCTGAAACCTTGAGGGAGAACACAGTTGAAAGCTCCGGAGACAGCCTGGAGCTCCGAGTACCTTTTCAAGTTCCCAGCCTTTGA
- the Eda2r gene encoding tumor necrosis factor receptor superfamily member 27 isoform X1: MDCQENEYRDQWGHCVTCQQCGPGQELSKDCGYGEGGDAYCTACPPRKYKSTWGHHRCQTCITCAVINRVQKANCTNTSNAICGDCMPRFYRKTRIGGLQDQECIPCTKQTPSSEVQCTFQLSLVKVDAHAVPGKEATLVALVGSLLVVFALAFLGLFFLYCKQIFNRHCQCVAGGSLQYEAEKAVEEDSLFPTPPGQETSPEFLVNEIKPLSSILDDDCSSTRGFPTQESFTMASCASESHSKWVHTPIECTELDLQKFSSSAPCTGAETLRENTVESSGDSLELRVPFQVPSL, translated from the exons ATGGATTGTCAAGAAAATGAGTACCGGGACCAATGGGGGCACTGTGTCACCTGCCAACAGTGTGGCCCTGGACAGGAGCTCTCCAAG GATTGTGGTTATGGAGAAGGTGGAGATGCATACTGCACAGCCTGCCCTCCCCGAAAATATAAAAGCACATGGGGGCATCACAGGTGTCAGACTTGCATCACCTGTGCTGTCATCAATCGGGTCCAGAAAGCCAACTGCACGAATACCTCTAATGCTATCTGTGGAGACTGTATGCCCAG GTTCTACCGAAAGACACGCATCGGGGGCCTGCAGGACCAAGAATGCATCCCATGTACAAAGCAGACTCCTTCTTCTGAGGTTCAGT GTACCTTCCAGTTGAGTTTAGTGAAGGTAGATGCACATGCTGTTCCCGGTAAAGAAGCCACACTTGTCGCACTGGTGGGCAGTCTGCTGGTAGTGTTTGCACTGGCCTTCCTTGGACTCTTCTTCCTCTACTGCAAGCAAATCTTTAACAGACATTGTCAATGTG TTGCAGGAGGTTCGTTGCAATATGAGGCTGAAAAGGCAGTGGAGGAGGATTCTCTTTTCCCTACGCCACCTGGCCAGGAGACCAGTCCCGAATTTCTAGTGAATGAGATCAAGCCACTCAGCTCCATCCTGGACGACGACTGCAGTTCCACGCGTGGCTTCCCCACCCAGGAGTCCTTTACCATGGCCTCCTGCGCCTCAGAGAGCCATTCTAAATGGGTCCATACCCCCATTGAATGTACAGAGCTGGACCTGCAAAAGTTTTCCAGCTCTGCGCCCTGTACTGGAGCTGAAACCTTGAGGGAGAACACAGTTGAAAGCTCCGGAGACAGCCTGGAGCTCCGAGTACCTTTTCAAGTTCCCAGCCTTTGA